From Allofrancisella guangzhouensis, a single genomic window includes:
- a CDS encoding potassium transporter TrkG produces the protein MRLSQKPRVIGIFLMFLSVTMLSPIIVDYIYSEHNSFPFLISFIITFSAGFILWLIGKNSSKKLSNRDGFIIVALVWLIVTVFGAIPYMTFPGLGLSFSHAVFESTSGFTTTGGTVISGLDNLPHSILFYRQQTQFFGGMGIIVLSVAILPLLGVGGMQLYKAEIAGQWKDEKLTPKISSTAKALWMVYLLFTFLCFISYIIVGMDPFDAICYTFSTISTGGFTPTDASMTDKSTAVLIICGIFLFLGATSFKAHYIALSKLKFKHYFKNIEFKAYCYFLFFCSLIIAITMIAYTDDLSKIPRIITDSIFQVIAISSSAGFVSDNNFYLWPSFLPIMLMFMAIIGGCGGSTAGGLKMIRAILFKEKAMLEAKRVIHPQGIFTVKLGDVHISEQALNRVSGYISVYIIVFAVAWLALLGCGLDVTTAFSTTATTLSNVGPGLGEIGSNFKNLPTQALWICNFTMIAGRLEIFTILVLFMPEFWRK, from the coding sequence ATGCGGTTAAGCCAAAAACCTAGAGTTATTGGAATATTCCTAATGTTCCTAAGTGTTACCATGCTTAGCCCGATAATAGTAGACTATATATATTCTGAACATAACTCATTTCCATTTTTAATAAGCTTTATTATTACATTTTCAGCTGGTTTTATATTATGGCTTATAGGGAAAAACTCTAGTAAAAAACTCTCTAATAGAGATGGTTTTATCATTGTTGCTCTAGTATGGCTTATCGTTACTGTATTTGGAGCAATTCCTTATATGACCTTTCCAGGTCTAGGTCTATCTTTTAGTCACGCTGTATTTGAGTCAACCTCAGGATTTACCACAACTGGTGGTACAGTTATAAGTGGCTTGGACAATTTACCTCATAGCATTTTATTTTACCGTCAACAAACACAATTCTTTGGAGGTATGGGTATTATCGTTTTATCTGTAGCTATTCTACCTTTACTTGGAGTTGGTGGCATGCAACTTTACAAAGCTGAAATAGCAGGACAATGGAAAGACGAAAAACTAACCCCAAAAATATCTAGTACAGCTAAAGCTCTTTGGATGGTATATTTACTATTTACATTCCTATGTTTTATATCATATATTATTGTCGGAATGGACCCATTTGACGCAATATGCTATACATTTTCCACAATATCAACTGGTGGTTTTACCCCTACTGACGCCAGCATGACTGATAAATCTACAGCTGTACTTATTATTTGCGGTATCTTTTTGTTTTTGGGTGCTACAAGTTTTAAAGCTCACTATATTGCTTTATCAAAACTAAAATTCAAACACTATTTTAAAAATATAGAATTTAAGGCTTATTGCTACTTTTTATTTTTCTGCTCTCTAATAATAGCTATTACTATGATAGCCTATACAGATGATTTATCAAAAATCCCTAGAATTATAACTGACAGTATTTTTCAAGTAATTGCTATTAGCTCTAGTGCTGGATTTGTGTCTGATAATAACTTTTACCTATGGCCTAGCTTTTTACCAATTATGCTTATGTTTATGGCTATAATCGGAGGGTGTGGTGGCTCCACTGCTGGTGGATTAAAGATGATTCGCGCTATTCTTTTTAAAGAAAAAGCTATGCTTGAAGCAAAGAGAGTTATTCATCCTCAAGGTATTTTTACTGTTAAACTCGGAGATGTACATATATCAGAGCAAGCTCTAAATAGAGTATCAGGATACATATCAGTTTATATCATAGTTTTTGCTGTTGCGTGGTTAGCTTTATTAGGATGTGGATTAGATGTCACTACAGCATTTTCTACAACTGCTACTACTTTATCTAATGTAGGGCCAGGACTAGGAGAAATAGGATCTAATTTCAAAAATCTACCAACACAAGCTCTTTGGATATGTAATTTCACTATGATTGCTGGGCGTTTAGAAATCTTTACTATATTAGTTTTATTTATGCCAGAATTCTGGAGAAAATAA
- a CDS encoding CBU_0585 family protein — protein MMKFILRLAHLFDNKKDRAYVSEIDNFLQDFDKRNPQKSESQKKEILKHRNIFKRESKRKSSFLDG, from the coding sequence ATGATGAAGTTTATATTGCGATTGGCACATTTGTTTGATAATAAAAAAGATAGAGCTTATGTTAGTGAGATTGATAATTTTTTACAGGATTTTGACAAAAGAAACCCTCAGAAGTCAGAGTCTCAAAAAAAAGAAATCTTAAAACATAGGAATATTTTTAAAAGAGAGTCTAAAAGGAAATCAAGTTTCTTAGATGGTTAA